From Methanobrevibacter sp., a single genomic window includes:
- the rpl37A gene encoding 50S ribosomal protein L37Ae, translating into MARTKKVGITGRFGARYGRKAKRSVKIIEENMKKNHVCPKCARPYVKRQASGIWKCRKCGAVFTGGAYIPQTPMAKSAARSIRDIKVEE; encoded by the coding sequence ATGGCAAGAACTAAAAAAGTTGGTATTACAGGAAGGTTCGGTGCAAGATACGGAAGAAAAGCTAAAAGATCTGTAAAGATTATTGAAGAAAACATGAAAAAAAATCATGTTTGTCCTAAATGCGCTAGACCTTACGTTAAAAGACAAGCTAGTGGAATTTGGAAATGCAGAAAATGCGGTGCAGTATTTACTGGTGGAGCTTACATTCCACAAACTCCAATGGCAAAATCTGCAGCACGCAGTATTAGGGACATTAAAGTGGAGGAGTAG
- a CDS encoding DNA-directed RNA polymerase subunit P: protein MYTCPRCGEPVDHKSYMENKCPKCRYRILFKDVPETTRIIKAR from the coding sequence TTGTATACATGTCCAAGATGTGGAGAACCAGTAGATCATAAAAGTTATATGGAAAATAAGTGTCCTAAATGCAGATATAGGATTTTATTTAAGGACGTTCCAGAAACTACTAGAATAATAAAAGCAAGATAA